The stretch of DNA GAAAAATGGATTACTGGTAAAAAGTATTTTATAATGGACGAGTATTATGAATCAAAGAAAGAAAATAACAAATAACTAATCAAGAAAATTGCGTGAAATCCAATATGAGGAATTTACACACAAATTTGGACTTGACTTTCCGCTTCTTTTTCTGCCTTTTGTTTGGCAAATTCTTCTTCCTGTTTTTTCAGAACTTTTTCTGCTACTTTAGGATAGTATTGGCGCATACAATCCGGGCAAATTCCATGGCTGAACTGGGCGTCGCTATGTTCGGCAATATAATGTTCCACACCTTTCCAATAACCGGAATCATCTCTGATCTTTTTACAATGAGAGCAAATAGGCAGTAGACCGGAAAGCGTTTGAATTTCATGTAGTGCTTTCTGAAGTTTTTCGATAAGCATTTTTTGTTTATCGCTGACCAGTTTCAAGCTGACATGAGCTTTTACCCGAGCCAGAAGTTCGGGAGTGTTGAAAGGTTTGGTGAGATAATCTTTTCCGCCTGCTTCAAAGCCTTTTACAATACTTTCTTTATCGGTAACCGCAGTAAGAAAAATGACAGGAATTTCTTTTTTTACATCATCTTCCTGCAGTTTTATACAAACTTCAAAACCATTCATTGCCGGCATCATAATATCCAATAAAATCAAATCGGGAGGATTTTCTTCTATTTTTTGCAAAGCTTCAGCACCGCTGGCTGCTGTAATTGTTTCATATTGATTCTTTTCTAATATTTTTTTGGCAATCATCACATTGATCGGTTCATCATCCACAACCATTATCTTCGGTGTTTTTGTATCGCTTTCCAGGATAGTTGGAATCTGTTTTTTATCTTTCATAATTCTCTCCTTAAACTTCCAATGGTAAACCAAGCTCAGACAGATATTCTGTAAATTCTTTTTTTGTGCTCACGAAAATACCATCCAATTGTTTCAGTAAATTTTCCACATCAATTTTACTAATCATGCATTTCTCCAAATTCATAATTCATTTATCATTATTTAAGTTTTTTAGTATGCAATAAGTTGTCCATTTAAATATGAAAATTGCTTAAATTGATGTTAATCAATAGAATTCCTCGACGCTTGCGTCGGGGTTTTCCAAATTTTCTCCCCTGTTTGAGGGGAGATGCCGAAGGCAGAGGGGTAAATAATGAAAATTCGATTTTCAGCTTGCTGAAATAAATTTAGCGAAATACACCTTGGCTTTGCCACGGTGATAGTCAAATTTAAAAATTTTCTTTATTGATTTAAGTGCAAAATTTATAGATGATGACGATCAGGAATGTTTGCATGGATTAATTTCAATTCTTAGTAGGCTTACAAACGACTTGTGTCCTTTATGATACAATATAGAACTTTGACATTTTGTAGTAAATTTTATTTTTAGTTGACGAATGAATATTACATTTTGCAATATAGCCAAGGGAGGAAGAGTAGATGAAATTTAAATGCTCTAAATGCGGTAATACTTCATTCAGACGTGTTCGACGTGCTCCCTGGCAAAGGCATATTCCTGGCCTAAAGAAGTACGAATGCTCTTCATGTTATACCACGGTCTACAAAATTTTCGGTATTCCAATTTATTACACTCGTTACTAATAAAAATCAGATTGGGACAGTAAATTATGTGATTTGTGTCTTATATGACACAAAAATAGCATAAGCAAAACTTCAACAAAACAGCAGAAACAAATTTTATTTCTATATTTTATAATAAGTTACACTGATTTTTACAGTTAATTATTCCATTTGGCACCAAAATTTCATTACATCTTTTTAATCTGTAAAAAAAAAATGAAGGTCGGAGGTCTTTGCTGTATAGTCAACCCTCTCTCTTCCTATCGGTGGAGACTTCCTCGACCTTTTTTTTAATCAATAGAATTCCTCGACGCTTGCGTCGGGGTTTTCCGAAATTTCTCCCCTGTTCGAG from Candidatus Cloacimonadota bacterium encodes:
- a CDS encoding response regulator; translated protein: MKDKKQIPTILESDTKTPKIMVVDDEPINVMIAKKILEKNQYETITAASGAEALQKIEENPPDLILLDIMMPAMNGFEVCIKLQEDDVKKEIPVIFLTAVTDKESIVKGFEAGGKDYLTKPFNTPELLARVKAHVSLKLVSDKQKMLIEKLQKALHEIQTLSGLLPICSHCKKIRDDSGYWKGVEHYIAEHSDAQFSHGICPDCMRQYYPKVAEKVLKKQEEEFAKQKAEKEAESQVQICV